In the Mycolicibacter sp. MU0102 genome, one interval contains:
- a CDS encoding acyltransferase family protein, which produces MRSGEIKALTGLRIIAAVWVVLFHFRPLLRLASPELSDALAPVLDRGAQGVDLFFILSGFVLTWNYLERMGETFSARATVHFLWLRLARVWPIYLVTMHLALLWVIFTLHVGHVPTEDLSRITAISYVRQVLLVQLWFEPFFDGSSWDGPAWSISAEWLAYLLFGVLVLAVYRVMRVTSARGLAVLAIIASLPPLLLLLATGQFYSPWSWLPRIVMQFTAGALACAAVRKINPADSARRAAGYCSALLIAAMVGVLYYFDGHPISGLYDSGGLVDVLFVPLVMALAIGIGSLPALLSTRVMVYGGQISFCLYMVHELVHTSWNWAAKQFEIVLDEGATAAKWMVCGLLVAATLLSMLLFHAVEEPGRHWMRKMIGARPESAQVKPTEDPLAVEPAEPDTSDDVIDSTDSDDSDDQVLEEPSVAVPASLR; this is translated from the coding sequence GTGCGCAGCGGAGAGATCAAGGCCCTGACCGGGCTTCGCATCATCGCCGCGGTATGGGTGGTGCTGTTTCACTTCCGGCCCTTGTTGCGATTGGCGTCGCCGGAGCTCAGCGATGCGCTAGCCCCGGTGCTCGACCGCGGCGCCCAGGGCGTCGATCTGTTCTTCATCCTCAGTGGTTTCGTGCTGACCTGGAATTACCTGGAGCGCATGGGGGAGACGTTCTCCGCGCGCGCCACGGTGCACTTCCTGTGGTTACGTCTGGCCCGGGTCTGGCCGATTTACCTGGTCACGATGCACCTGGCGCTGCTGTGGGTGATCTTCACGTTGCACGTCGGGCATGTCCCCACCGAGGACCTCAGCCGGATCACCGCGATCAGCTACGTGCGCCAGGTCTTGCTGGTGCAGTTGTGGTTCGAGCCGTTCTTCGACGGGTCGAGCTGGGACGGGCCGGCCTGGTCGATCAGCGCCGAGTGGCTGGCCTACCTGTTGTTCGGCGTGCTGGTGCTGGCGGTCTACCGGGTGATGCGGGTGACCTCGGCGCGCGGGCTGGCGGTACTGGCGATCATCGCCTCGCTCCCGCCGCTGCTGCTGTTGCTGGCGACCGGCCAGTTCTACAGCCCGTGGAGCTGGTTGCCGCGCATCGTCATGCAGTTCACCGCGGGCGCGCTGGCCTGCGCCGCGGTGCGCAAGATCAATCCCGCGGACTCGGCCCGCCGCGCCGCGGGCTATTGCTCCGCCCTGCTGATCGCCGCGATGGTCGGTGTCCTCTACTACTTCGACGGCCATCCGATCTCGGGGCTCTACGACAGCGGCGGCCTGGTCGATGTGCTGTTCGTGCCGTTGGTGATGGCCCTGGCGATCGGTATCGGCAGCCTTCCTGCGCTGCTGTCCACCCGCGTGATGGTCTACGGCGGGCAGATCTCGTTCTGCCTGTATATGGTCCACGAGCTGGTGCACACGTCGTGGAATTGGGCGGCAAAGCAATTCGAGATCGTGCTCGACGAGGGGGCGACCGCGGCCAAGTGGATGGTGTGCGGTCTGCTGGTGGCGGCGACGTTGTTGTCGATGCTGCTGTTCCATGCTGTTGAAGAGCCCGGTCGGCACTGGATGCGCAAGATGATCGGCGCCCGGCCCGAGTCTGCCCAGGTGAAGCCGACCGAAGACCCCCTGGCGGTCGAACCGGCGGAGCCGGACACCTCGGATGACGTGATCGATTCGACCGACTCGGACGACTCGGATGACCAAGTCCTTGAGGAGCCCTCGGTCGCGGTTCCGGCTAGTCTTCGCTGA
- a CDS encoding GlxA family transcriptional regulator → MTDVGAGARLVVIVVFDEVTMLDVAGAAEVFVEATRFGANYAVKIASVDGRDVTTSIGARLGVTDSLAAIGSADTVLVAGGDYLPRRPIDPALVEAVRSLAGRTRRLASICTGSFILAQAGMLSGRRATTHWHDARLLARAFPDISVEPDAIFIRDGDVYTSAGVSAGIDLALALVEMDHGSKLVREVARWLVVYLKRAGGQSQFSTLVEAAPPPESALRTVTDAIAADPAADHSVNALARRAALSSRQLTRLFQAELGTTPARYVETVRIDAARAALDSGHSVTESAHRAGFGSPETLRRVFTDHLGVSPKAYRDRFRTTVR, encoded by the coding sequence GTGACTGACGTCGGTGCCGGGGCGCGGCTGGTGGTGATCGTCGTCTTCGATGAGGTGACGATGCTCGATGTCGCAGGGGCAGCGGAAGTCTTCGTCGAAGCCACTCGGTTTGGCGCGAATTACGCGGTCAAGATCGCGTCGGTGGATGGCCGCGATGTGACAACCTCGATCGGCGCGCGGTTGGGTGTCACCGACAGCCTTGCCGCCATCGGTTCCGCCGACACCGTCTTGGTCGCCGGCGGCGACTATCTGCCCCGGCGCCCTATCGATCCGGCACTTGTTGAAGCCGTCAGGTCGCTGGCTGGCCGAACACGGCGCTTGGCGTCCATCTGCACCGGGTCGTTCATCCTGGCTCAGGCCGGCATGCTCAGCGGGCGTCGTGCCACGACCCACTGGCACGACGCCCGGCTGCTCGCGCGGGCATTCCCCGACATCTCGGTCGAGCCGGACGCCATCTTCATCCGTGACGGCGACGTCTACACCTCGGCCGGCGTGTCAGCCGGTATCGACCTCGCGTTGGCGTTGGTCGAAATGGATCACGGCAGCAAGTTGGTTCGCGAGGTCGCGCGATGGTTGGTGGTCTATCTGAAACGCGCAGGCGGACAGTCACAATTCTCGACGCTGGTCGAGGCCGCTCCGCCCCCGGAGTCTGCGCTGCGCACGGTCACCGATGCGATCGCGGCCGACCCGGCCGCGGACCACAGCGTGAACGCCCTCGCCCGGCGAGCCGCCTTGAGCAGCCGTCAACTGACGAGGCTGTTTCAGGCCGAGCTCGGGACCACCCCGGCACGCTACGTCGAAACGGTACGTATCGATGCCGCCCGCGCCGCACTCGATTCCGGCCACAGCGTCACCGAGTCCGCGCACCGAGCAGGTTTCGGCAGCCCGGAAACTCTCCGTCGGGTATTCACCGACCACTTAGGCGTGTCGCCGAAGGCCTACCGGGATCGGTTCCGCACGACGGTCCGCTGA
- a CDS encoding NAD-dependent epimerase/dehydratase family protein: protein MRVLITGGTGFVGGWTAKAIADAGHRPRFLVRNPAGLRSSVERLGVDVSDYVVGDITDADSVREALRGCDAVVHAAAVVATDPRRTDQMLATNSAGAHNVLGGAVELGLDPIIHVSSFTALFHPGLTKLRADLPVAGGADGYGQSKAREDLYARGLQDAGAPVNITYPGMVLGPPVGDRLGEAGEGVRAALQMHVIPGRGSAWMVIDVRDLAAMHLALLEPGRGPRRYMAGGQRVPPGELASLLQELSGSPMMALPIPDIALRWAGRVLDQVERALPISTPFTEAGMQYYTQMPESDDTPAERDLGIVFRTPRETLADTIAGIRG from the coding sequence ATGCGCGTACTGATCACCGGTGGAACCGGATTCGTCGGAGGCTGGACCGCCAAGGCCATCGCCGATGCCGGGCACCGGCCGCGGTTCCTGGTCCGAAATCCGGCGGGCCTGCGCAGTAGCGTGGAGCGGCTGGGTGTCGATGTGTCCGACTACGTCGTCGGTGACATCACCGACGCGGACTCGGTACGAGAGGCCCTGCGCGGCTGCGACGCGGTCGTCCACGCTGCCGCGGTGGTGGCCACCGATCCACGCCGGACGGATCAGATGTTGGCCACCAACTCCGCCGGCGCCCATAACGTGCTCGGCGGAGCGGTTGAGCTGGGGCTGGACCCGATCATTCACGTCTCCAGCTTCACCGCGCTGTTTCACCCGGGACTGACGAAATTGCGCGCTGACCTGCCGGTGGCCGGCGGCGCCGACGGCTACGGACAGTCGAAAGCCCGTGAAGACCTCTACGCGCGCGGCCTGCAGGACGCCGGCGCCCCCGTCAACATCACCTATCCGGGCATGGTGCTCGGGCCTCCGGTCGGTGACCGGCTGGGGGAGGCCGGCGAAGGAGTGCGGGCGGCGCTGCAGATGCATGTCATCCCCGGGCGTGGCAGTGCCTGGATGGTGATCGACGTTCGTGACCTCGCGGCAATGCATCTGGCGCTGCTGGAGCCGGGCCGTGGCCCGCGCCGCTACATGGCCGGTGGCCAGCGGGTACCGCCGGGAGAGTTGGCGAGCCTGCTACAGGAGTTGTCGGGTTCTCCCATGATGGCGCTGCCGATACCGGACATCGCCCTGCGCTGGGCGGGCCGCGTCTTGGATCAGGTCGAGCGGGCGCTTCCGATCTCGACTCCGTTCACCGAGGCCGGGATGCAGTACTACACCCAGATGCCCGAATCCGATGACACCCCTGCCGAGCGTGATCTCGGCATCGTGTTCCGAACCCCGCGGGAAACACTGGCCGACACCATTGCCGGGATCCGCGGTTAG
- a CDS encoding Rv0518 family GDSL lipase, which translates to MSRVMTFAVVMVAGVVAVVAGTGYLSRDHDSPRHYETVPLSASPNRIAVIGDSYTAGYEDTGRGAANWTERAWQNLAGRGVYVSADVAAEGGAGYGVRGNRGGLYGDLTRRAVQPDDALVVFFGSRNDQDVEPGELSRLIADTLGLARRTAPGARMLVIGPPWPTADVPGNVWRIRDVLSTQARVVGAEFVDPLAERWFVGLPDLIGPDGVHPTDAGHAYMADKIAPLIAGQLPKRT; encoded by the coding sequence GTGAGTCGGGTGATGACGTTCGCCGTCGTGATGGTGGCCGGGGTCGTCGCAGTGGTCGCAGGAACCGGCTACTTGTCGCGCGATCACGACTCGCCGCGCCACTACGAGACGGTGCCGCTGAGTGCCTCGCCGAACCGGATTGCGGTGATCGGTGACTCCTACACCGCCGGCTACGAGGACACCGGCCGCGGTGCGGCGAACTGGACCGAGCGGGCATGGCAGAACCTGGCCGGCCGCGGGGTCTACGTCAGCGCCGACGTGGCCGCCGAGGGCGGTGCGGGTTACGGCGTGCGCGGCAACCGCGGCGGCCTGTACGGCGACCTGACCCGCCGCGCGGTGCAACCCGACGACGCGCTGGTGGTGTTCTTCGGCTCGCGTAACGACCAGGACGTCGAACCGGGCGAGTTGAGCCGACTGATCGCCGACACCCTGGGCTTGGCCCGGCGGACCGCGCCGGGGGCGCGGATGCTGGTGATCGGGCCGCCGTGGCCCACCGCCGACGTCCCGGGCAACGTGTGGCGGATCCGCGATGTCCTCAGTACGCAGGCACGTGTGGTCGGTGCGGAGTTCGTCGACCCGCTCGCCGAGCGGTGGTTCGTTGGCCTGCCCGATCTGATCGGACCGGACGGTGTACACCCCACCGATGCCGGTCACGCCTACATGGCCGACAAGATCGCACCGTTGATCGCGGGACAGCTTCCCAAGCGGACTTAG